In Mustelus asterias chromosome 30, sMusAst1.hap1.1, whole genome shotgun sequence, a genomic segment contains:
- the LOC144480658 gene encoding uncharacterized protein LOC144480658, with protein sequence MEKPWKCGDCGKRFGFPSELEIHHRSHTGERPFTCSVCGKGFTHLSSLQKHNLTHTNERPFKCCDCGSGFKSSQYLMSHQRIHTEERPFSCSHCSKKFRTSCNLQIHQRIHTRERPFTCSVCGKGFTHSSSLLSHNLTHTNERPFKCSDCGIRFKRSQVLRVHQRTHTEERPFSCSHCTKRFRTSCNLQIHQRVHTGERPFTCSVCGKRFTQLSSLLKHKVTHTNERPFKCSDCGSGFKSSQGLVSHQRIHTEERPFSCSHCTKRFKTSSNLQEHQWDDRVNLFPHSLQANGLSPV encoded by the exons atggagaaaccgtggaaatgtggggactgtgggaagagattcgggttcccatctgagctggaaattcatcaccgcagtcacactggggagagaccattcacctgctctgtgtgtgggaagggattcactcatttatccagcctgcagaaacacaatctcactcacaccaatgagagaccatttaaatgctgtgactgtgggagtggttttaaaagctctcagtatctgatgtcccaccagcgcattcacactgaggagagaccgttcagctgctctcactgctcaaagaaatTTAGAACTTCATGCAACCTGCAGattcaccagcgaattcacaccagggagagaccgttcacctgctctgtgtgtgggaagggattcactcattcatccagcctgctgagtcacaatctcactcacaccaatgagagaccctttaaatgctctgactgtgggatcaGATTCAAACGTTCTCAGGTACTTAGGgtccaccagcgcactcacactgaggagagaccgttcagctgctctcactgcacaaagagatttagaacttcatgcaacctgcagatacaccagcgagttcacactggggaaaggccgttcacctgctctgtgtgtgggaagagattcactcagttatccagcctgctgaaacacaaagtcactcacaccaatgagagaccctttaaatgctctgactgtgggagcggattcaaaagctctcagggactggtgtcccaccagcgcattcacactgaggagagaccattcagctgctctcactgcacaaagaggtttaaaacgtcatccaacctgcaggaacacca gtgggatgatcgtgTGAATCTGTTTCCACATTCATTGCAggcaaacggcctctccccagtgtga
- the LOC144480644 gene encoding uncharacterized protein LOC144480644: MEKPWKCEDCGKGFNYPSHLETHRRSHTGERPFICCVCGKGFLQSQHLQSHQRSHSNKRHLKCSNCEKSFKSKKHLKQHQHTHTGERPFICSVCGKGFTQSATRMRHQQTHTGKRPFTCSVCGKGFIQSSTLLRHQRVHTGERPFPCSKCGKEFTRLDTLSLHQHVHTEKLLFKHYE, from the coding sequence atggagaaaccgtggaaatgtgaggattgtgggaagggattcaattatcctTCCCATCTTGAAACTCATCGTCGcagtcacacaggagagagaccgttcatctgctgtgtgtgtggaaaaggTTTTCTTCAGTCGCaacacctgcagtcacaccaacgCTCTCATTCCAATAAGAGACATTTAAAATGTTccaactgtgagaagagctttaagagcaaaaagcacttgaaacagcaccaacacactcacactggagagaggccattcatctgctctgtgtgtgggaagggattcactcagtcagccaccCGGATGAGACACCAGCAGACTCACACAGGAaaaaggccatttacctgctcagtgtgtgggaaaggattcattcagtcatccaccctgctgaggcaccagcgagttcacactggggagaggccgttcccttgctccaagtgtgggaaggaattcactcggttAGACACGCTCAGTTTGCATCAACATGTTCACACtgaaaaattactttttaaacaTTACGAATGA